The following are from one region of the Gossypium hirsutum isolate 1008001.06 chromosome D03, Gossypium_hirsutum_v2.1, whole genome shotgun sequence genome:
- the LOC107909431 gene encoding beta-galactosidase 3, with product MEGTSFSKLLLAFCLALFYLSPQLVQTSVTYDKKAIVINGQRRILFSGSIHYPRSTPDMWEDLIQKAKDGGLDVIETYVFWNVHEPSPGNYNFEGRYDLVRFIKTVQKAGLYAHLRIGPYVCAEWNFGGFPVWLKFVPGISFRTDNEPFKRAMQGFTEKIVGLMKNHNLFESQGGPIILSQIENEYGAQSKLLGAAGYNYVTWAAKMAVETGTGVPWVMCKEDDAPDPVINTCNGFYCDAFQPNKPYKPTIWTEAWSGWFSDFGGPLHHRPAEDLAFAVARFIQKGGSFVNYYMYHGGTNFGRTAGGPFITTSYDYDAPVDEYGLIRQPKYGHLKELHKAVKMCERALVSADPVVTSLGNFQQAHTYTSESGDCAAFLSNYDTESAARVLFNNMHYNLPPWSISILPDCRNVVFNTAKVGVQTSQMQMLPTNSKMLSWETYDEDTSALDYSLMISANGLLEQINVTRDASDYLWYITSVDIGSSESFLRGGELPTLIVQSTGHAVHIFINGQLSGSAFGTRENRRFTFTGKVNLRAGTNKIALLSVAVGLPNVGGHFETWNTGILGPVALHGLDQGKRDLSWQKWTYQVGLKGEAMNLDSPNGILSLEWMEGSLAAQTQQPLRWHKAYFDAPEGDEPLALDMESMGKGQIWINGQSIGRYWTAYAHGDCSGCSYSGTFRPTKCQLGCGQPTQKWYHVPRSWLKPTQNLLVLFEELGGDPLKISLVKRSMSTVCAEMSEYHPNIKNWQIESYGKTEEFHRPKVHLHCSPGQAISSIKFASFGTPLGTCGSYQQGPCHAPTSYDILEKRCVGKQRCAVTISNSNFGHDPCPNVLKRLSVEAVCAPMTSTTAQPGGN from the exons ATGGAAGGAACCTCATTTTCAAAGCTTTTACTTGCATTTTGCTTAGCTTTGTTCTATTTGAGTCCTCAGCTTGTTCAAACCAGTGTTACTTATGATAAGAAAGCTATAGTTATCAATGGTCAAAGAAGAATCCTTTTCTCTGGTTCTATTCATTATCCCAGAAGCACACCTGAT atGTGGGAAGATCTGATTCAGAAAGCTAAAGATGGTGGACTTGATGTGATTGAGACTTATGTTTTTTGGAATGTCCATGAACCATCTCCTGGAAAT TATAATTTTGAAGGAAGATATGACCTTGTGAGATTCATAAAAACAGTACAAAAAGCAGGTCTTTATGCTCATCTTCGTATTGGACCTTATGTTTGTGCTGAATGGAACTTTGG AGGGTTCCCTGTGTGGTTAAAATTTGTGCCAGGCATTAGCTTCAGAACAGATAATGAGCCTTTCAAG AGAGCTATGCAAGGGTTTACCGAGAAGATTGTTGGACTGATGAAGAACCATAACCTTTTCGAGTCCCAGGGTGGCCCCATTATTCTTTCTCAG ATCGAGAATGAGTATGGGGCACAAAGTAAATTGCTAGGGGCTGCTGGTTATAATTACGTTACGTGGGCAGCAAAAATGGCGGTAGAAACAGGAACCGGGGTTCCTTGGGTGATGTGCAAGGAAGATGATGCCCCCGATCCAGTG ATAAACACATGCAATGGTTTCTATTGTGATGCATTCCAACCGAATAAACCGTACAAGCCAACAATATGGACCGAAGCATGGAGTGGATG GTTCTCGGACTTTGGTGGTCCACTTCATCATCGGCCGGCTGAAGATTTGGCATTTGCCGTTGCTCGATTCATTCAAAAAGGAGGATCCTTTGTTAATTATTACATG TACCACGGTGGCACCAATTTTGGTCGTACAGCCGGTGGTCCTTTCATCACTACCAGTTATGATTACGATGCTCCAGTTGATGAATATG GTTTGATTAGACAACCGAAGTACGGTCATCTAAAGGAGCTTCACAAGGCTGTTAAGATGTGCGAACGAGCTTTAGTTTCAGCTGATCCCGTTGTCACTTCACTTGGAAACTTCCAACAG GCTCATACGTACACGTCAGAATCAGGAGATTGCGCGGCTTTCCTATCAAACTATGATACTGAATCTGCCGCGAGAGTGTTATTTAACAACATGCACTATAACTTACCTCCTTGGTCTATCAGCATCCTTCCTGATTGTAGGAATGTAGTGTTCAATACGGCCAAG GTTGGAGTTCAGACATCACAAATGCAGATGTTGCCTACGAATTCTAAGATGCTCTCATGGGAAACTTATGATGAAGATACTTCCGCATTAGATTATAGCTTAATGATAAGTGCTAATGGTCTACTCGAGCAAATAAATGTCACTAGGGACGCAAGTGATTATCTATGGTACATTACTAG TGTTGACATCGGTTCATCTGAATCATTCCTTCGCGGAGGAGAACTTCCCACTCTCATTGTTCAATCAACAGGTCATGCAGTACACATCTTTATCAATGGACAGCTTTCAG GTTCTGCCTTCGGAACGAGGGAAAATAGGAGATTCACATTCACCGGGAAGGTCAATCTGCGTGCAGGAACAAACAAAATCGCGCTGCTGAGTGTTGCCGTTGGATTACCG AACGTAGGTGGCCACTTCGAGACATGGAACACCGGAATCCTAGGTCCAGTTGCATTGCATGGACTCGACCAAGGAAAACGGGACCTATCATGGCAAAAGTGGACATACCAG GTCGGACTCAAAGGAGAGGCCATGAATCTCGACTCACCGAATGGTATTTTGTCTCTCGAGTGGATGGAGGGATCATTGGCCGCACAAACACAGCAGCCATTAAGATGGCATAAG GCTTATTTTGATGCACCCGAGGGTGACGAGCCGTTGGCTTTGGACATGGAAAGTATGGGAAAAGGTCAAATATGGATTAACGGGCAGAGCATCGGTAGATATTGGACCGCATATGCTCATGGTGATTGCAGTGGCTGTAGTTATTCTGGAACGTTTCGACCAACGAAATGTCAGCTCGGTTGTGGCCAACCGACCCAAAAATGGTACCATGTTCCTCGGTCTTGGTTGAAACCGACACAAAATCTATTAGTTCTATTTGAGGAGCTCGGAGGAGATCCCTTGAAAATCTCACTTGTAAAAAGATCCATGTCCACTGTTTGTGCTGAGATGTCGGAGTACCACCCAAATATCAAGAACTGGCAAATCGAAAGCTACGGAAAAACCGAAGAGTTCCACAGGCCAAAGGTTCATTTACACTGTAGTCCCGGACAAGCTATCTCTTCAATCAAATTCGCTAGCTTTGGAACTCCTTTAGGAACTTGTGGAAGTTACCAACAGGGCCCGTGCCACGCTCCAACTTCGTATGACATCTTAGAGAAG AGGTGTGTCGGGAAGCAACGATGTGCGGTCACCATATCCAATAGCAACTTCGGGCATGATCCATGCCCAAATGTATTAAAACGTCTATCGGTTGAAGCTGTTTGTGCTCCCATGACTTCAACAACAGCACAACCGGGTGGTAATTAA